The following proteins are co-located in the Scomber scombrus chromosome 2, fScoSco1.1, whole genome shotgun sequence genome:
- the sh2d3a gene encoding breast cancer anti-estrogen resistance protein 3 homolog yields MNNRSIAWWLKQIGLPQYTKTLESEYYGLEGLLYVTDGELKETGVEDPTHRETILSQLSRHRERLDPHSGVPVERRASRKYSLGSSMDLVKTRKDLFRQSVLPRLQRADKKQRLSVSCSQLRPLNEDHTTGETDRCQDSKRSKRRSVSAYFSQLKVFGGRREMDSLKKELEEELKLSTDDLRSHAWYHGPISREEAETLFERDGDFLVRDSSSAPGDYVLSCFWKNEPMHFKIIRVVLRPKKGYSRELFQFEDDRFDNVPALIRFHVGGRQPISQASGAVIFHPITRTIPLRLISERHAECKGSSGGAEGKSHAERSKRLSFSSAHSDTLQAISPLLRSGSQPANLENVGRRPSLQSAQSDSNLRTGVPQNTQSEDTGPAPISPVFRTGSEPLLSPRPRHTRPSYPGGGVTLRGSDGQLHPRAPPKPLRVSTVFSNAIPPPPTGRDVDPSSFYDELVIHVPESRRKGHVDRLRAEEKWQSRARLTETSFGFLEAENNEASSNLPTNGAEEVEDWHFERPHMESGSCFQLDQFESLLLPENNRPLEPSVLLSLKEIFNRSDSNTTALHMLSVDCQVARIVGVTDEQKRIMGVESGLQLVTLPHGHQLRQDLLERHHLISLGVAVDILGCTGTVSQRATVLHKLILLAQALKDHAHNLYSFSAVMKALEMPQIMRLEMTWRGLRRNHTESAVLFEKKLKPFMNSLNDGDDSVVQGPIALPHLVPLLMVMEGEDPVEDSERGCQLLYDVLQSARSAALHAQNYQEHAHTLLSGGWEPVPELLEAFRTEFALRLLWGQSGAEADKEERYEKFDKILCVLSDKLEPVEMTPQPLDPLT; encoded by the exons ATGAATAATCGCTCCATTGCCTGGTGGCTGAAACAGATCGGCTTGCCCCAGTACACCAAGACACTAGAGAGTGAATATTATGGTCTGGAG GGTTTGTTGTATGTAACAGATGGAGAGCTGAAGGAAACAGGGGTAGAGGATcccacacacagagaaaccaTCCTCAGTCAGCTTTCAAGGCACCGAGAGAGACTGGACCCACACTCTG GTGTGCCAGTGGAGCGCAGGGCGAGCCGAAAGTACTCTCTGGGATCGTCTATGGATCTG GTGAAGACGAGAAAGGATTTATTTCGTCAGAGTGTTCTGCCTCGCCTCCAGCGCGCTGACAAAAAACAACGCCTTTCTGTGTCCTGCTCCCAACTCCGCCCTCTGAATGAAGACCACACCACCGGTGAGACAGACCGCTGTCAGGATAGCAAGCGCAG CAAAAGGAGGAGTGTCAGCGCATACTTCAGCCAACTGAAG GTGTTTGGTGGTCGGAGAGAGATGGACTCACTGaagaaggagctggaggaggagttGAAGCTCAGTACTGATGACCTGAGGAGCCACGCGTGGTACCATGGACCCATTAGCCGAGAG GAAGCAGAGACTCTGTTTGAGAGGGATGGAGACTTCTTGGTCAGAGACTCGAGCTCTGCCCCCGGTGACTACGTTTTGAGCTGCTTTTGGAAGAACGAGCCCATGCACTTTAAGATCATACGAGTGGTCCTGCGTCCCAAAAAG GGCTACTCCCGGGAGCTGTTCCAATTTGAGGACGATCGCTTTGACAATGTTCCCGCTCTGATCCGTTTCCACGTGGGCGGACGACAGCCCATTTCCCAAGCCTCAGGTGCTGTGATTTTTCACCCAATCACACGGACCATTCCTCTGCGTCTCATCAGTGAGCGACATGCGGAGTGCAAAGGCAGCAGTGGAGGCGCAGAGGGGAAATCGCACGCTGAGCGCAGCAAAAGGCTCAGCTTCAGCTCTGCACACTCCGACACACTGCAGGCCATCAGTCCACTACTAAG GAGTGGAAGTCAGCCTGCTAACTTGGAGAATGTGGGTCGTAGGCCTTCACTTCAGTCTGCACAGTCTGACAGCAACCTACGAACTG GTGTCCCACAGAACACTCAGTCAGAGGACACTGGCCCCGCCCCCATCTCCCCTGTGTTTCGCACAGGTAGTGAACCCCTGCTGAGCCCACGACCACGACACACACGCCCCTCCTATCCAG GTGGTGGTGTGACTTTGCGAGGTTCAGATGGGCAGCTGCACCCAAGAGCTCCTCCTAAACCTCTCCGGGTCTCTACTGTCTTTTCCAACGCTATACCTCCCCCTCCAACAGGCCGGGACGTTGATCCTTCCTCTTTCTACGATGAGCTGGTCATCCAT GTGCCAGAGTCACGGCGGAAAGGTCACGTGGACCGACTGCGTGCAGAGGAGAAGTGGCAAAGCCGTGCCCGCCTCACAGAGACTTCCTTTGGCTTCCTGGAGGCAGAGAATAACGAGGCTTCATCAAATTTGCCGACAAATGGAGCGGAGGAAGTGGAGGACTGGCATTTTGAACGTCCACAT ATGGAGTCAGGGTCATGTTTCCAGTTGGATCAGTTTGAGTCACTGCTCTTGCCGGAGAACAACCGACCCCTGGAGCCCAGCGTTCTGCTGTCGCTAAAAGAGATCTTTAACCGCTCAGACTCCAACACCACCgctctgcacatgctcagtgttGACTGCCAG GTCGCACGCATCGTCGGGGTGACTGATGAGCAGAAGAGGATTATGGGAGTCGAATCAGGGCTGCAGCTTGTCACTCTTCCGCACGGGCACCAGTTACGACAAGACCTGTTAGAGAG aCATCATCTAATATCACTGGGAGTCGCAGTGGACATCTTGGGCTGCACAGGGACTGTGAGCCAGAGGGCAACTGTTTtacataaattaattttattggCTCAAGCTCTGAAAGACCACGCCCACAACCTTTACTCATTCTCAGCTGTGATGAAGGCTCTGGAGATGCCTCAG ATAATGCGACTGGAGATGACGTGGCGAGGACTGAGGAGGAACCACACAGAAAGTGCCGTTTTATTTGAGAAGAAACTGAAACCATTCATGAATTCGCTGAACGACGGAGACG atTCTGTAGTTCAGGGTCCCATAGCTTTGCCTCACCTGGTTCCTCTGCTGATGGTGATGGAGGGTGAGGACCCCGTCGAGGACAGCGAGCGAGGATGTCAGCTCCTCTATGACGTCCTTCAATCAGCTCGCAGTGCTGCACTGCATGCCCAAAATTATCAGgagcatgcacacactctgCTATCAg GAGGCTGGGAGCCAGTCCCTGAGCTGCTGGAGGCTTTCCGGACAGAGTTCGCCCTGCGACTGTTGTGGGGTCAGTCAGGGGCAGAGGCGGACAAAGAGGAGCGCTACGAAAAGTTTGACAAGATTCTTTGTGTCCTCTCAGATAAACTAGAGCCTGTTGAAATGACCCCACAACCACTTGACCCTCTGACCTGA